The proteins below are encoded in one region of Sporosarcina sp. FSL K6-1508:
- a CDS encoding potassium channel family protein yields the protein MSAIVKIIKEPIFKSLIATLSIILLSGTLFYKGAEGWSLLDSFYFAFVSLIPTSVNTGLIPQADLSKWFTIIYLVVGVGVMFMLLIIIGRAVVNIEKKEENKNP from the coding sequence ATGTCAGCGATCGTTAAAATTATTAAAGAACCTATTTTCAAATCACTTATTGCAACACTATCAATTATCTTATTGTCAGGTACGCTGTTTTATAAGGGTGCTGAAGGATGGTCATTACTCGATTCATTCTATTTTGCATTCGTAAGCCTTATCCCAACGAGTGTTAATACAGGGTTAATACCCCAAGCAGATTTAAGTAAATGGTTTACCATTATTTACCTCGTTGTCGGCGTTGGCGTAATGTTTATGTTATTGATTATCATTGGCCGAGCTGTAGTAAACATTGAGAAAAAAGAAGAAAATAAAAATCCATAA
- a CDS encoding zinc-dependent alcohol dehydrogenase family protein, whose translation MLAKCITFHEIGNPQDVLTVEDKIIQPIVSGEVLVRMKLCPINPSDLIPIKGAYSHRISLPGIPGYEGVGIIEDVGRGISRELIGRRVLPLRGEGTWQELVKTSVDLAVPLPNAIDDFTGAQLYINPLTAWIICTEELKLKPGDTLLVNACGSAIGRIFAQLAKILGFRLIAVTRTNIYTEELLQLGAAHVVNTSETSLLLTVWELTNGYGATAAIDSIGGAAGTALAFCVRTNGILITIGLISGEPINWADISNKAKVHVKLFHLRHWNQRVSVETWQKTFYDVIQLIQNKKLRLMEPGFQFNLMDMKQAIRMADSSKGIGGKVFLTSG comes from the coding sequence TTGCTAGCCAAGTGCATTACATTTCATGAAATCGGAAACCCTCAAGATGTATTAACAGTTGAGGATAAAATCATTCAACCTATTGTGAGCGGCGAGGTCCTTGTAAGAATGAAGTTGTGCCCTATCAATCCGTCCGATTTAATTCCTATCAAAGGGGCGTATTCTCATCGTATATCTTTGCCGGGCATCCCTGGCTACGAAGGTGTCGGTATTATAGAGGATGTAGGACGTGGAATTTCCAGAGAACTCATCGGGCGACGTGTTCTACCTTTGCGGGGGGAAGGTACTTGGCAAGAACTTGTTAAAACATCAGTAGATTTGGCCGTACCCTTACCAAATGCGATAGATGATTTTACAGGAGCACAACTCTATATCAACCCGTTAACTGCATGGATTATATGCACTGAAGAACTAAAGTTAAAACCGGGCGATACATTACTTGTCAATGCTTGCGGATCTGCAATTGGACGGATATTTGCTCAGTTAGCTAAGATTCTCGGTTTCCGATTGATTGCTGTTACAAGAACTAATATTTATACGGAAGAATTGCTTCAATTGGGCGCTGCACATGTTGTAAATACATCAGAAACTTCATTACTTCTCACAGTTTGGGAGTTAACAAACGGCTATGGGGCAACAGCTGCCATTGATTCGATTGGTGGAGCAGCAGGTACGGCTTTGGCATTTTGTGTTCGAACGAATGGCATTTTAATAACCATTGGTCTTATATCGGGCGAGCCTATCAATTGGGCGGACATTTCAAATAAAGCAAAGGTTCATGTGAAGTTATTTCATCTACGCCACTGGAACCAGCGTGTTTCAGTGGAAACATGGCAAAAAACTTTCTATGATGTCATCCAATTAATTCAAAATAAAAAATTGCGATTGATGGAGCCGGGATTTCAATTTAATTTAATGGATATGAAGCAAGCTATACGGATGGCTGACTCTTCAAAAGGTATTGGTGGGAAAGTTTTTTTGACTAGTGGGTAA
- a CDS encoding GNAT family N-acetyltransferase, whose translation MMQITLAEPGELIDISEIDNGVIGSYSRKNYLKVAIEEKRCLVAKTDSSIVGFLIYNTDFFNCSFIALVIVHPLERKKGYAKSLMRYFETISPTQKVFSSTNQSNENMQKLFISIGFVKSGYVENLDEGDPEIIYFKMLLS comes from the coding sequence TTGATGCAGATTACACTAGCTGAACCAGGTGAATTGATTGATATTTCAGAAATTGACAACGGGGTAATTGGATCTTACAGTAGAAAAAACTATTTGAAAGTTGCAATAGAGGAAAAGAGGTGCTTGGTAGCCAAAACAGACTCTTCAATAGTTGGTTTCTTAATTTATAACACTGATTTTTTTAATTGTAGCTTCATTGCCCTTGTCATTGTTCATCCTTTAGAAAGAAAAAAAGGATATGCTAAATCACTAATGAGGTATTTTGAAACAATTTCTCCTACTCAAAAAGTGTTTTCTTCTACCAATCAATCAAACGAAAATATGCAAAAATTATTTATTTCTATTGGATTCGTCAAGAGTGGCTATGTTGAAAATTTAGATGAAGGCGACCCGGAAATTATCTACTTCAAGATGCTCCTTAGTTAG
- a CDS encoding tetratricopeptide repeat protein, with amino-acid sequence MKADVSRAIELRAEGKCEESNELLLKLVNVFPEDAFINYQCAWSFDVLGEELQAVPFYEKAIELGLAAKEFEGALLGLGSTYRTLGDYEKSKQVFLKGMDLYPNNRVIQVFYSMTLYNLKDHQGAMELLLKCLVDTTTDQEILSYKKAINFYSDKLDDSWS; translated from the coding sequence ATGAAAGCAGATGTAAGTCGGGCAATTGAATTACGTGCAGAAGGGAAATGCGAGGAATCGAATGAATTACTGCTAAAACTAGTAAATGTGTTTCCAGAGGATGCATTTATCAACTATCAATGTGCATGGAGTTTTGATGTGTTAGGAGAAGAATTACAAGCAGTGCCCTTTTATGAAAAGGCGATTGAATTGGGGCTAGCTGCAAAAGAATTTGAGGGAGCCTTACTGGGACTTGGAAGTACCTATAGAACATTGGGTGACTATGAAAAGTCTAAACAAGTATTTCTAAAAGGGATGGATTTATATCCAAACAATCGGGTCATTCAGGTATTCTATTCGATGACGCTCTACAATTTAAAGGATCATCAGGGTGCCATGGAATTACTACTTAAGTGCTTGGTAGACACGACGACAGATCAGGAGATTTTGAGCTATAAAAAAGCAATCAACTTTTATTCAGATAAATTAGACGATAGTTGGAGTTAG
- the fni gene encoding type 2 isopentenyl-diphosphate Delta-isomerase, producing MAGPINQRKSEHIQITLNENVTGDTITTGFEKVRFIHNALPEIDFRELAIDTTFLGHKCKTPFLISSMTGGAAFAETINRNLAEAAEERGWGLALGSTRALIESAEHRASFQVRKYAPSIPIIANLGAVQLNYGFGVDECLRIIDITEADALVLHLNSIQEVIQPEGDTNFKSLLGKIEWLCNELEVPVGVKEVGWGIDGATAKKLCDAGVSFIDVAGAGGTSWSQVEKFRSTSPVKRIAAEAFSDWGLPTVECITSVRAQIDKQPIIASGGMHTGLDAAKAIALGADMVGFGRSILKEATQSANDVLEVMETRELELRLAMFGIGAASLEELKKTDRVSYQIR from the coding sequence ATGGCGGGGCCAATCAACCAAAGAAAATCAGAGCATATTCAAATCACATTGAATGAGAACGTAACGGGTGATACAATTACAACCGGTTTTGAAAAAGTAAGATTTATACATAATGCGTTACCCGAAATCGATTTCCGTGAACTAGCAATTGATACGACATTTTTAGGGCACAAGTGCAAAACACCATTTCTTATCAGTTCTATGACCGGCGGGGCGGCTTTCGCCGAAACAATCAATCGAAACCTTGCTGAAGCTGCGGAAGAAAGAGGCTGGGGATTAGCTTTAGGCTCGACACGTGCACTGATTGAAAGTGCGGAACATCGAGCCTCTTTTCAAGTAAGAAAATATGCACCGAGCATCCCGATAATCGCTAATTTAGGCGCGGTTCAGCTCAATTATGGCTTCGGCGTAGATGAATGTCTTCGCATCATTGATATAACAGAAGCAGATGCACTTGTCCTACATTTGAACAGTATTCAGGAAGTGATTCAACCTGAAGGTGATACGAATTTCAAAAGTTTATTGGGGAAAATAGAATGGCTTTGCAACGAGTTGGAAGTACCGGTTGGTGTGAAGGAAGTTGGTTGGGGAATCGATGGGGCCACTGCTAAGAAATTATGCGATGCGGGAGTTTCCTTTATAGATGTTGCGGGAGCGGGCGGTACATCATGGAGTCAAGTGGAAAAATTCCGTTCAACATCTCCTGTGAAAAGAATTGCAGCCGAGGCATTCAGTGATTGGGGACTACCAACAGTCGAATGTATCACTTCGGTGCGAGCTCAAATCGATAAGCAACCGATAATCGCAAGCGGTGGAATGCATACCGGTCTGGATGCAGCAAAAGCCATTGCACTAGGAGCAGATATGGTCGGTTTTGGCAGGTCAATTCTGAAGGAAGCAACGCAGTCTGCCAACGATGTCCTAGAAGTGATGGAAACAAGAGAATTGGAACTTCGATTGGCGATGTTCGGTATTGGAGCAGCATCACTGGAAGAGTTAAAAAAGACGGATCGGGTCAGTTATCAGATTCGTTAA
- a CDS encoding DUF4184 family protein, with the protein MPLTFAHPAAILPFSRKSKYIHFSALVLGSMAPDFEYFLSGQPMGNIGHTFAGFIWFNLPLVILTYFIYHTFVHEILFNHLPICLQDPYTKRIDSNGIVKVLVFCYSALFGMVTHVVWDSFTHINGYMVLKFPAFFTYSTNIYGFSIPLYKFLQHGSTLLGLTIILVYIYVRALSQRNHNHTRVSPKRKLIFWSSLSLLAGLLVFLWYLTDNVSIMSYGIWVIRMIDSFLLSLLVSSLIIKYKVLTI; encoded by the coding sequence ATGCCACTAACTTTTGCTCACCCAGCAGCCATACTGCCATTCTCAAGAAAAAGCAAATATATTCATTTTTCTGCACTGGTATTGGGAAGTATGGCTCCTGATTTCGAATATTTTTTGAGCGGTCAACCAATGGGGAATATTGGACATACATTCGCTGGTTTCATTTGGTTTAATTTACCGCTGGTGATACTCACTTATTTTATTTATCATACTTTTGTGCATGAAATTCTATTCAACCATTTACCGATTTGTCTGCAAGATCCTTATACAAAAAGAATAGATTCTAACGGAATAGTGAAGGTGTTGGTATTTTGTTATTCTGCATTGTTCGGAATGGTAACCCATGTTGTATGGGATTCTTTTACACATATCAACGGGTATATGGTATTAAAGTTTCCTGCTTTCTTCACTTATAGTACTAACATCTATGGCTTTTCGATACCTTTGTATAAATTTTTACAACATGGAAGTACATTATTAGGCCTAACAATCATTTTAGTTTACATATATGTTAGAGCTTTGTCTCAAAGAAACCATAACCATACTCGTGTTTCCCCTAAGCGTAAACTTATTTTTTGGTCATCTCTTTCTCTTTTAGCGGGATTACTGGTATTTCTCTGGTATCTGACGGACAATGTTTCGATTATGAGTTACGGGATATGGGTCATTAGAATGATAGATTCTTTTTTACTAAGCTTGTTAGTGAGTTCTTTGATTATTAAATATAAGGTGCTGACGATTTAA
- a CDS encoding PAS domain-containing protein, producing the protein MEIPSFQQAVGFSVGDTLSLFLLSTLLERTSYSRALYEQFNLDFPGRSVSYEYVARTANTLENSGYLRSQTVGRKKFFHITEKGKARLHEYKTIYAHRFSEVSTVIDRFYYFLTKNGLPPHVEVEIEPLHNDFRPFISKLLSVKDVVRFMTLRFSLHRNSFYMAEVQGQLNSLFGWSPSNGYLYNIAREMEETNLLVGLWPDERRTVRKLYKTDESEQFYVIVAASLTERITQVRKYLHYIIKLV; encoded by the coding sequence ATGGAAATACCTTCCTTTCAACAAGCTGTTGGTTTTAGTGTCGGCGATACTCTATCTCTTTTTTTATTAAGTACTCTTTTAGAACGAACAAGTTATTCAAGAGCACTCTATGAACAATTCAACTTAGATTTCCCAGGACGTTCTGTTTCTTATGAATATGTCGCACGTACTGCTAACACATTAGAAAACAGTGGCTATCTTCGCTCTCAAACAGTAGGTCGTAAAAAGTTCTTTCATATTACTGAAAAAGGAAAAGCTCGTCTTCATGAATATAAAACTATTTATGCGCATCGGTTTAGTGAAGTATCTACTGTCATAGATCGATTCTACTATTTTCTAACCAAGAATGGCCTGCCGCCGCATGTTGAAGTTGAAATTGAGCCATTACACAATGATTTTAGACCGTTTATATCAAAGCTGTTATCTGTCAAAGATGTGGTTCGATTTATGACACTACGTTTTAGCTTACATCGTAACTCTTTTTATATGGCTGAGGTTCAGGGGCAATTGAATAGCTTGTTTGGCTGGTCCCCATCCAATGGCTATTTATACAATATAGCGCGCGAAATGGAAGAAACAAATTTGTTGGTTGGATTATGGCCGGATGAAAGAAGGACTGTGCGCAAATTATATAAAACGGATGAGAGTGAACAATTCTACGTCATCGTCGCAGCTTCATTAACTGAAAGGATCACTCAAGTTCGTAAATATCTACACTATATTATAAAACTGGTTTGA
- a CDS encoding aminoglycoside phosphotransferase family protein — translation MDIPKIAFFENCLSYVLINEGFSTDVKWRVDNRYLLRISPTSAVSQLEKQALLTNAVHAIDPRIPYVHEVGINEGYGYVILDYIMGENGDVVLPTRSTSVQYRIGQQVGQTLRNMHSIPALTDSTTWEERWTERVERLAPRYEKIAAQNKRYLRVLSFVHEHLQLLKERPSHIQHYDFHPGNILIQEDQFTGLIDMQKITHGDPVNEFYKMEYFNVPVSIAYSRGVLDGYHKNRPISESFWALHRLYAAIHILSAEVWSNEIGLEQQQKFKKYTVFTMDQFDDFKLLIPKWYTEAAENLYG, via the coding sequence ATGGATATTCCTAAAATAGCTTTTTTCGAAAACTGTTTATCATATGTGTTAATCAACGAAGGATTTTCAACTGATGTGAAGTGGCGTGTTGATAATAGGTATTTATTGCGCATTTCACCAACTAGTGCTGTTAGCCAGTTAGAAAAGCAGGCACTTTTAACGAATGCGGTGCATGCAATCGACCCTCGTATTCCGTATGTACATGAGGTAGGAATAAATGAGGGATATGGATACGTGATTTTGGATTATATTATGGGGGAAAATGGAGACGTAGTGTTACCAACACGAAGTACTTCGGTGCAATATCGAATCGGTCAACAAGTCGGACAAACACTTCGGAACATGCACAGCATTCCAGCGCTCACTGATTCTACAACTTGGGAAGAACGATGGACGGAGCGTGTAGAACGACTTGCTCCGCGGTATGAGAAAATCGCCGCGCAAAATAAGAGATATTTACGGGTGTTGAGCTTTGTACACGAGCATTTGCAGCTGTTAAAGGAGCGTCCTAGTCACATACAACATTATGATTTTCATCCAGGAAACATCTTGATTCAAGAGGATCAGTTTACGGGTTTGATCGATATGCAAAAGATTACGCATGGAGATCCGGTAAATGAGTTTTACAAAATGGAATATTTTAATGTCCCTGTCAGTATAGCCTATTCGCGTGGAGTATTAGATGGTTATCATAAGAACCGCCCCATTTCAGAGTCTTTCTGGGCATTACATCGGCTGTATGCTGCTATTCATATCCTTTCTGCAGAAGTATGGTCGAACGAAATTGGGCTAGAACAACAACAGAAGTTCAAAAAATACACAGTGTTCACGATGGATCAATTTGATGATTTTAAGCTACTAATTCCGAAATGGTATACGGAAGCGGCGGAGAACTTATATGGATAA
- a CDS encoding DUF1835 domain-containing protein, with translation MEKANQLKRAITKLNDTETKSLLFQLFLQAEMNEPTQFVKDLNKMKHSLMALSPVPHTQTVHIVFGDSTAGSLRVAFHDTAYKETEEVLVLPDNFSVGPVKNLHTKEGIQARFQWLKDRFQDAINERDAYMHGMMEAIENIKTIPPYQDIVVWTGNNAHEQTGLRLVLALLKDKWNTIFILNTFSAFHELYTYPVLAEEDYPQISSQLCSDELLLIYEQYDMRPVQIAKRETLCQEGWNMLLEESSSMLSDEPYLIRTWEDNELWHNTNIDGDDDFIIACAKRMHAEEETLDFIKAARVIGEVCGHMEQYRGIEWMEYRLRCLIEQGTFEYEGDLKAMRLYQVKLSV, from the coding sequence TTGGAAAAAGCCAATCAACTCAAACGAGCTATTACAAAATTAAACGATACGGAGACAAAGTCATTACTTTTCCAACTATTTTTACAAGCTGAAATGAATGAACCGACACAATTTGTTAAGGATTTAAACAAAATGAAACATTCGCTTATGGCCCTATCACCAGTCCCACATACACAAACGGTACATATTGTTTTTGGTGATTCGACAGCTGGTAGCTTACGTGTTGCATTTCACGACACTGCTTATAAGGAAACCGAAGAGGTCCTTGTTTTACCAGATAATTTTTCGGTTGGTCCTGTGAAGAATTTGCATACAAAAGAGGGAATTCAAGCACGCTTTCAGTGGTTGAAAGATCGGTTCCAAGATGCAATCAATGAACGTGACGCGTATATGCATGGAATGATGGAAGCCATTGAAAATATCAAAACAATTCCACCCTACCAAGACATCGTCGTGTGGACAGGCAATAACGCACATGAACAAACCGGATTACGTCTTGTCCTCGCATTGCTGAAAGACAAGTGGAACACCATTTTTATCCTCAATACCTTTTCAGCCTTTCATGAACTCTATACATATCCTGTACTGGCAGAAGAGGACTATCCTCAAATATCAAGTCAACTTTGTTCTGATGAATTATTGCTCATTTATGAGCAATACGACATGCGACCTGTGCAGATAGCGAAGCGAGAGACGTTATGTCAGGAAGGATGGAATATGTTGCTCGAAGAAAGCTCTAGTATGCTGTCTGATGAACCATACCTCATTCGTACGTGGGAGGATAATGAGCTCTGGCATAATACGAATATAGATGGTGATGATGATTTCATTATTGCTTGTGCAAAAAGGATGCATGCGGAAGAAGAAACACTTGATTTTATCAAAGCTGCTCGTGTTATTGGTGAAGTATGTGGTCATATGGAGCAATATAGAGGGATTGAATGGATGGAATACCGCCTTCGGTGTTTAATCGAGCAGGGGACCTTTGAGTATGAAGGGGACTTGAAGGCAATGCGATTGTATCAGGTGAAGCTAAGCGTATGA